In the genome of Fundulus heteroclitus isolate FHET01 unplaced genomic scaffold, MU-UCD_Fhet_4.1 scaffold_36, whole genome shotgun sequence, one region contains:
- the zbtb25 gene encoding zinc finger and BTB domain-containing protein 25: protein MEVSSHSLFLLQQLNVQREFGFLCDCTVAIGNVYFKAHRAVLAAFSNYFKMIFIHQSSECIKIQPTDIQPDVFSYLLHIMYTGMCPKQAVDQSRLQDGIKFLHAYQLCRKPGEGAPDATADVVRMSNLYGIQISSQLANKDTPGVPKTTSVSRGASEDGRSSGRGLRAHSQLSLAVGLEGVPQDHQESALRNICSVTSADDSDISSRIKQERVEEEEGEAEEGPGAGSLSPAQGSSPSQGALFKDRPLALQCPRCGERCSSPEDLREHLFSHALDPARLMDGLPPGGELEAGVEEGLAGAQEQLDAGCLEEALRQSQALANQLAAELRRSRGGGGGGCGTSPAPTILQSRKRKIACAVCSLRFSHKSQLQEHMYAHTGKPGRFHRYNRLCSQLFQGSAHFCEGAAEPGGGGGASAALAEDANRDTQDNGSSCYSLDSEVSQESVDGVPVE, encoded by the exons ATGGAGGTGTCGTCTCACAGCCTCttcctgctgcagcagctcaaCGTGCAGCGAGAGTTCGGCTTCCTGTGCGACTGCACCGTCGCCATCGGCAACGTCTACTTCAAAGCCCACAGAGCCGTGCTGGCCGCCTTCTCCAACTACTTCAAGATGATCTTCATCCACCAGTCCAG TGAATGTATAAAGATCCAGCCCACCGACATCCAGCCGGACGTCTTCAGCTACCTGCTGCACATCATGTACACCGGCATGTGCCCCAAGCAGGCGGTGGACCAGAGCCGGCTGCAGGACGGCATCAAGTTCCTCCACGCCTACCAGCTGTGCCGCAAACCAGGCGAAGGGGCGCCTGACGCCACCGCAGACGTGGTCCGCATGTCCAACCTCTACGGCATCCAGATCTCCTCCCAGCTGGCCAACAAGGACACACCCGGAGTCCCCAAGACCACCTCGGTGTCCCGGGGGGCCTCTGAGGACGGACGCTCCTCAGGCAGGGGGCTGAGGGCCCACTCCCAGCTGTCCCTCGCCGTCGGACTGGAGGGGGTCCCGCAGGACCACCAGGAGTCGGCGCTTCGCAACATCTGCTCCGTGACGTCGGCGGACGACTCCGACATCTCGAGTCGCATCAAGCAGGAgcgggtggaggaggaggagggcgagGCGGAGGAGGGGCCAGGGGCGGGGTCCCTGTCCCCCGCACAGGGCAGCAGTCCCAGTCAGGGCGCTCTGTTCAAAGACCGGCCCCTGGCCCTCCAGTGTCCGCGCTGCGGGGAGCGCTGCTCCTCGCCGGAGGACCTGAGGGAGCACCTGTTCAGCCACGCCCTCGACCCCGCCCGCCTGATGGACGGGCTGCCGCCGGGCGGCGAGCTGGAGGCCGGCGTGGAGGAGGGCCTGGCGGGGGCCCAGGAGCAGCTGGACGCGGGGTGTCTGGAGGAGGCGCTGAGGCAGAGCCAGGCCCTCGCCAACCAGCTGGCGGCGGAGCTGAGGCGGAGCcggggcggcggcggcggcggctgcgggacaagccccgcccccaccATCCTGCAGTCGCGCAAGCGGAAGATCGCCTGCGCCGTCTGCAGCCTGCGCTTCTCCCACAAGAGCCAGCTGCAGGAACACATGTACGCCCACACCGGCAAGCCGGGCCGCTTCCACCGCTACAACCGCCTCTGCAGCCAGCTCTTCCAGGGCTCCGCCCACTTCTGCGAGGGCGCCGCCGAGCCGGGcggagggggcggagcctcgGCCGCGCTCGCCGAGGACGCCAACCGGGACACTCAGGACAACGGCAGCTCGTGCTACTCGCTGGACTCCGAGGTGTCCCAGGAGAGCGTGGACGGCGTCCCTGTCGAGTGA